In the genome of Triticum urartu cultivar G1812 chromosome 5, Tu2.1, whole genome shotgun sequence, one region contains:
- the LOC125510229 gene encoding 2-keto-3-deoxy-L-rhamnonate aldolase-like, whose product MAASIAAAASVSHLLLGPKPKPTTPPRLSLLPRRRSGAAGAISASASAASDFLAPVPSLKSRLAAGDTLYGLFLLSFSPTLAEIAALAGYDYVVVDMEHGPGGITEALACLRALDAARTPAVLRLPEACPVWAKKALDLGPAGLMLPAVESPAAAAEAVSHCRYPPRGVRGAAYPIVRASAYGLDDSYLSRCEDDTLIICQVETAAGVAEIDAIAAVEGVDVVQMGPLDLSASMGYLWDPGNRKVRAALREAERKVLEARKKKDAAPETNAAYLGGFAMPNDPAEQLKHRGYHMVAGAVDIGLFRKAALEDVKRFKEASMEIGEAEGEEEDEKEDGYWSE is encoded by the coding sequence ATGGCCGCCTCTATCGCCGCCGCCGCGTCCGTCTCCCACCTCCTCCTCGGGCCGAAACCCAAGCCCACAACCCCGCCccgcctctccctcctcccccGCAGGCGCTCCGGAGCCGCCGGGGCCATCTCCGCCTCCGCGTCCGCGGCCTCCGACTTCCTCGCCCCGGTCCCGTCCCTCAAGTCccgcctcgccgccggcgacACCCTCTACggcctcttcctcctctcctTCTCCCCCACGCTCGCCGAGATCGCCGCGCTCGCCGGCTACGACTACGTGGTCGTCGACATGGAGCACGGGCCGGGCGGCATCACGGAGGCCCTCGCCTGCCTCCGCGCCCTCGACGCCGCCCGCACCCCCGCCGTCCTCCGCCTCCCGGAGGCCTGCCCCGTCTGGGCGAAGAAGGCGCTCGACCTCGGCCCCGCGGGCCTCATGCTTCCCGCCGTCGAGTCTCCGGCCGCTGCCGCGGAGGCTGTATCCCACTGCCGCTACCCGCCCCGCGGCGTCCGTGGCGCTGCCTACCCAATCGTCCGTGCATCCGCCTACGGCCTCGACGACTCCTACCTCTCCCGCTGCGAGGACGACACCCTCATCATCTGCCAGGTCGAGACTGCCGCCGGCGTTGCGGAGATCGACGCCATCGCCGCCGTCGAAGGGGTCGACGTCGTCCAGATGGGCCCGCTCGACCTGTCGGCGAGCATGGGGTACCTGTGGGATCCCGGGAACAGGAAGGTGCGAGCGGCGCTGAGGGAGGCTGAGAGGAAGGTGCTGGAGGCCAGGAAGAAGAAGGATGCTGCTCCGGAAACCAATGCGGCTTACTTGGGTGGGTTTGCGATGCCCAATGACCCAGCTGAGCAGCTCAAGCACAGGGGATACCATATGGTTGCAGGTGCAGTGGACATTGGGTTGTTCCGGAAGGCGGCATTGGAGGATGtcaagcggttcaaggaggcgtCAATGGAGATTGGTGAAGCAGAGGGTGAGGAGGAGGATGAGAAGGAAGATGGATACTGGAGTGAATGA
- the LOC125510231 gene encoding rhodanese-like domain-containing protein 14, chloroplastic, with protein sequence MTTMIAASSIVKANLPCSSRISSSSDFSSGHSWRPLEAAKHYRAHGVRSLRITCAATKTAKSPAEEEWKIKRQLLVEKRVRSVDVKEALRLQNENNFVILDVRPEAEFKQAHPPGAVNVQIYRLIKEWTAWDIARRAAFAFFGIFAGTEENPEFIKSVEEKLNKDSKIIVACSAGGTMKPTQNLPDGKQSRSLIAAYLLVLNGYKNVFHLDGGLYTWFKEDLPSEEED encoded by the exons ATGACCACGATGATCGCAGCTAGCTCCATAGTGAAAGCCAACCTTCCTTGCTCGTCAAGGATATCCTCCAGCTCAGACTTCTCATCTGGTCATTCTTGGCGCCCATTAGAGGCGGCAAAACATTACCGGGCGCATGGTGTGCGCTCGCTGCGGATAACATGTGCTGCCACTAAGACTGCGAAATCTCCAG CTGAAGAAGAATGGAAGATCAAACGGCAACTCCTAGTAGAGAAGCGG GTACGTAGTGTTGATGTGAAGGAAGCACTGCGCCTTCAAAACGAAAACAACTTTGTAATTCTCGATGTCAGACCAGAAGCAGAGTTCAAACAG GCTCACCCACCTGGTGCTGTTAATGTACAAATATACAGATTAATAAAGGAGTGGACAGCATGGGATATTGCAAGGAGGGCTGCATTTGCTTTCTTTGGCATATTTGCAGGAACAGAAGAGAATCCTGAGTTCATAAAAA GCGTTGAAGAAAAACTTAATAAAGATTCAAAGATAATTGTAGCATGTTCAGCAGGAGGAACAATGAAGCCAACACAGAATCTACCTGATGGGAAGCAATCTAG GTCTCTGATAGCGGCGTACCTGCTGGTGCTAAACGGCTACAAGAACGTGTTCCATCTGGACGGAGGCCTCTACACATGGTTCAAGGAAGACCTGCCATCTGAAGAAGAAGATTGA